One Marinobacter panjinensis DNA window includes the following coding sequences:
- a CDS encoding type II secretion system protein, with protein MPEFPGRGLCRELPAVIMMQRGTTLVELIITIVIIGVAIAGVVGAFSLIVGRSADPLNQTRAVSLAQIYMDEILSRRYSENTPQGGVPRSSGCSINTEESDRAAYDDADDYNAINNESPRNAEGDLLDPTAYSGFTVSVSVVCAGGEIGLPGDDAKRIDVTILDPLDQNYQFTVYRTNF; from the coding sequence ATGCCTGAGTTCCCTGGGCGCGGTCTATGCCGGGAGTTGCCAGCCGTGATCATGATGCAGCGCGGCACCACCCTGGTGGAGTTGATCATCACCATTGTCATCATTGGTGTGGCGATTGCGGGCGTGGTAGGGGCCTTTTCGCTCATCGTTGGCCGCAGTGCAGATCCTCTGAACCAGACCCGGGCGGTCTCCCTGGCCCAGATTTATATGGATGAGATTCTGTCGAGAAGATATTCAGAAAACACGCCGCAGGGCGGTGTGCCCAGATCGAGCGGCTGCTCCATCAACACGGAAGAGTCAGATCGGGCCGCCTACGACGATGCTGACGACTATAACGCCATCAATAATGAGAGCCCCAGAAACGCGGAAGGCGACCTGCTTGATCCAACCGCCTATTCCGGGTTCACGGTATCGGTGAGCGTGGTCTGTGCTGGCGGAGAAATCGGTCTTCCCGGTGACGACGCCAAGCGCATAGATGTCACGATTCTGGATCCTTTGGATCAGAATTATCAATTTACCGTCTATCGGACCAACTTCTGA
- a CDS encoding type II secretion system protein: MTIKNAPRSSGFTLVELVMVIILIGVLSALGVGLFAGRSAFSPLLATQQLASASLLAQQAALAGNEASGFTVTQGPDDFVFTVGPGTSSERQFRIGRNGTSFSVAGATLPISFDDLGRPDTAGNVLFTFSGESTYQTCLSSLGAVYAGSCQP, encoded by the coding sequence ATGACAATAAAGAACGCCCCGAGGTCATCGGGGTTCACCCTTGTTGAGCTGGTTATGGTCATCATCCTGATCGGAGTGCTCTCCGCTCTGGGTGTTGGCCTGTTTGCCGGTCGTTCGGCCTTTTCTCCCTTGCTGGCAACCCAGCAACTTGCCTCCGCCTCACTGCTTGCACAACAGGCAGCGCTGGCGGGCAATGAGGCAAGTGGTTTTACGGTGACACAGGGCCCCGATGATTTTGTCTTCACGGTTGGCCCTGGCACTTCTTCCGAACGGCAGTTCCGTATCGGGCGAAACGGAACCAGCTTTTCCGTTGCAGGTGCAACCCTTCCCATCAGCTTCGATGATCTGGGCCGTCCTGATACTGCCGGGAATGTCTTGTTTACGTTTTCGGGCGAGAGCACCTACCAGACATGCCTGAGTTCCCTGGGCGCGGTCTATGCCGGGAGTTGCCAGCCGTGA
- a CDS encoding type II secretion system protein, with protein sequence MKAMTVIAARKEKGFTLIELVMVIVILGILAAFALPRFADFGGDARSASREGISGSIRSASAIAHAKCLASDSCSNTDATATITLEGVTVDMVHGYPASVPVSSPGVGIGGAAQVDGVDFDETSDPFTVTIASDCTVTYTQATSATVPPVIGGDETCS encoded by the coding sequence ATGAAAGCGATGACAGTCATTGCAGCAAGAAAAGAAAAAGGTTTCACCCTGATCGAACTGGTTATGGTGATTGTGATTTTGGGTATTTTGGCGGCGTTTGCATTGCCTAGGTTTGCGGATTTTGGTGGAGATGCACGTTCAGCATCGCGAGAAGGAATTTCCGGATCAATTCGGTCGGCGAGTGCGATTGCCCATGCAAAGTGCCTAGCCTCTGACTCGTGCTCAAATACAGATGCAACTGCAACTATCACTTTGGAAGGTGTCACCGTTGATATGGTACACGGCTATCCAGCTTCTGTTCCGGTCTCGTCGCCAGGGGTTGGTATCGGTGGTGCCGCTCAAGTCGACGGAGTAGATTTTGATGAAACATCAGACCCGTTCACGGTAACAATTGCTAGTGATTGTACTGTGACATACACGCAGGCAACTTCAGCGACTGTTCCGCCAGTTATTGGTGGTGACGAAACTTGTAGTTAA
- a CDS encoding prepilin-type N-terminal cleavage/methylation domain-containing protein, translating into MGLMMKQIDRKQEQRGFTLIELVVVIAILAILAAFALPRFAQLSEQAHQSTIRATAGALAAGVALAKTQWVSNGFTTAQTDVVGFGNDNVDVNGEGWPTSVASNDTSNTMDATKCEEVWLGVLQSNAPTVSGTNPEYVISINAAGDCVFTYQPDGEGSTIAYDPDTGEINTTIN; encoded by the coding sequence ATGGGGCTGATGATGAAACAGATCGATAGAAAACAGGAACAACGGGGCTTTACGCTGATTGAGCTGGTGGTGGTTATTGCCATCCTGGCGATTCTGGCGGCCTTTGCGCTGCCAAGGTTTGCGCAGCTCTCGGAGCAGGCACATCAGTCGACCATCAGGGCCACTGCTGGCGCGTTGGCGGCCGGTGTCGCTCTGGCAAAAACGCAGTGGGTATCCAACGGGTTTACCACCGCTCAAACAGATGTGGTGGGATTCGGGAACGACAATGTTGATGTTAACGGAGAGGGCTGGCCTACCTCCGTTGCTTCAAATGACACTAGCAACACCATGGACGCAACCAAATGTGAAGAGGTCTGGCTCGGAGTATTGCAGTCAAACGCGCCGACGGTGAGCGGGACCAACCCGGAGTACGTCATTTCCATAAATGCCGCCGGTGACTGCGTGTTTACCTATCAACCAGATGGTGAGGGCAGCACCATCGCTTACGACCCAGACACTGGTGAGATTAACACTACTATTAACTGA
- a CDS encoding type II secretion system F family protein, translating to MQFSYRGKDIRGAVQQGALAAPSPEAAASELMRRGITPLSIREQDQSESLGERLNKMPIFRKKISLDELIVFCRQMYALTKAGIPLIRTMRGLADTTRSQVLSEVLDDVTDRLEGGSTMATAMQAHPKVFSELFIAMIHVGENTGQLDDAFKRLSDILELERDTKRRLKQAMRYPMFVVIALFAALMVVNFLVIPKFAAVFNKLGADLPFLTQVLVGTSNFLLGYWYIVLFGVAATMLLVRQWKQTEQGRLTWDRYKLKMPIIGPLLELITLSRFARNFASMLSAGMPVTHALTVVSDATDNAWISKHIKDMRAGIERGESLLRTARQSDMFTPLILQMIAVGEETGSVDDMLINVADFYDEDVDYGLKRLAESIEPILIVAMGILVLILALGVFLPIWDLGAAAMGRG from the coding sequence ATGCAGTTCAGTTATCGGGGTAAGGACATCAGGGGAGCCGTGCAACAGGGTGCGCTGGCCGCGCCGAGCCCGGAAGCAGCGGCGTCCGAGCTCATGCGGCGGGGTATTACGCCACTGTCCATTCGCGAGCAGGATCAGAGCGAATCCCTGGGCGAGCGGCTGAACAAGATGCCGATTTTCCGCAAGAAAATCAGCCTGGATGAACTGATTGTTTTCTGCCGCCAGATGTACGCACTGACCAAGGCGGGCATCCCGTTGATCCGGACCATGCGTGGACTGGCGGACACCACCCGGTCACAGGTGCTCAGCGAAGTGCTGGACGACGTGACTGACCGCCTGGAAGGTGGCTCTACCATGGCCACAGCCATGCAGGCCCATCCGAAGGTATTTTCGGAACTGTTTATCGCCATGATCCACGTGGGCGAGAATACCGGGCAGCTGGACGACGCCTTCAAGCGCCTGTCTGACATTCTGGAACTGGAGCGGGATACCAAGCGCCGCCTCAAGCAGGCCATGCGTTATCCCATGTTTGTGGTGATTGCCCTCTTTGCTGCCCTGATGGTGGTGAACTTCCTGGTGATCCCGAAGTTTGCTGCGGTCTTCAACAAACTGGGTGCCGACCTGCCGTTCCTGACCCAGGTACTGGTGGGCACGTCCAACTTCCTGCTGGGGTACTGGTACATCGTTCTGTTTGGCGTTGCCGCGACCATGCTGCTGGTGCGCCAGTGGAAGCAGACCGAGCAGGGGCGTCTGACCTGGGATCGCTACAAGCTGAAAATGCCTATCATCGGCCCGCTGCTGGAGCTCATTACCCTTAGCCGGTTTGCCCGCAATTTCGCCAGTATGCTGTCAGCGGGCATGCCCGTGACCCACGCGCTCACCGTGGTTTCAGACGCTACCGACAACGCCTGGATATCCAAACACATCAAGGATATGCGGGCAGGAATTGAGCGTGGCGAAAGCCTGTTGCGTACAGCGCGGCAGAGCGATATGTTCACGCCCCTCATTTTGCAGATGATTGCTGTGGGCGAAGAAACCGGCTCCGTGGACGACATGCTGATCAATGTGGCCGATTTCTACGATGAAGATGTCGACTACGGTCTGAAGCGGCTCGCGGAGTCCATCGAGCCGATACTGATTGTCGCCATGGGCATACTGGTCCTGATATTGGCACTGGGCGTGTTTCTGCCCATATGGGACCTGGGGGCTGCTGCCATGGGGCGGGGATAA
- a CDS encoding GspE/PulE family protein — MAEAKKKIRIGDLLVQNDVITEQQLMTALREQKNTGRKLGRTLIDLGYVEEDNLLNILSRQLEVPFVQLRHFQFNNELVKKLPEAMARRFRSIVLAEQSGELLVGMADPLDIFAYDELVRVLKQPIKQAVVRESELLNTLDLVYRRTDEIASLAEELEDELGDDAFDLADLSAESESAEAPVVKLLQTLFEDAVQARSSDIHIEPDETVVRIRQRVDGVLQEQVMKEKRVNSALVLRLKLMAGLNISEKRIPQDGRFNVRVKGRSIDVRVSTMPVQYGESVVMRLLDQSQGILNLDVTGMPPVLLENFRRMIRKPHGMILVTGPTGSGKTTTLYGALTELNRPEVKIITAEDPVEYRLPRITQVQVNPKIGLEFASVLRSALRQDPDIILVGEMRDHETAEIGLRAAMTGHLVLSTLHTNDSISSAMRLIDMGVEPFLVASSLLGVVAQRLVRKVCDNCREGYEPTSQEKVWLDQFDLDPLDLEAGFVHGRGCYQCGNSGYRGRLGVYEMLELNEGMLDALRRKDLSGFTREARKSHLYRPLGMCAMDFALQGITTLEEVARVAATSEGDISLEEVPVLSQAARPHAQSEGGA; from the coding sequence ATGGCTGAAGCAAAGAAGAAAATCCGTATAGGTGACCTGCTGGTCCAGAACGATGTCATCACTGAGCAACAGCTGATGACCGCTCTGCGTGAGCAGAAGAACACCGGGCGGAAGCTGGGCCGCACCCTGATCGACCTGGGCTATGTGGAAGAGGACAACCTCCTTAATATCCTTTCGCGTCAGCTGGAGGTGCCCTTCGTACAACTTCGTCATTTCCAGTTCAATAACGAACTGGTCAAGAAGCTGCCGGAAGCCATGGCCCGCCGTTTCCGCAGTATCGTGCTGGCGGAGCAAAGTGGCGAACTGCTGGTAGGCATGGCCGACCCGCTGGATATCTTTGCGTACGACGAACTGGTACGGGTGCTCAAGCAGCCGATCAAGCAGGCCGTGGTGCGGGAAAGCGAATTGCTGAATACCCTCGACCTGGTTTACCGCCGCACTGACGAAATTGCCTCACTGGCGGAAGAGCTGGAAGACGAACTCGGCGACGATGCCTTCGACCTGGCCGATCTCAGCGCCGAATCCGAAAGTGCAGAAGCCCCGGTGGTCAAGCTGCTGCAGACCCTGTTCGAGGACGCGGTGCAGGCGCGCAGTTCCGACATCCATATCGAGCCGGACGAGACGGTCGTGCGGATTCGCCAGCGTGTGGACGGCGTGTTGCAGGAACAGGTGATGAAGGAGAAGCGGGTGAACTCCGCCCTGGTGCTCCGCCTCAAGCTGATGGCCGGCCTCAACATCTCCGAAAAACGCATTCCCCAGGACGGCCGTTTCAACGTTCGGGTCAAAGGCCGCAGTATCGACGTGCGTGTATCCACCATGCCGGTGCAGTATGGCGAGTCGGTGGTCATGCGCTTGCTGGACCAGAGCCAGGGCATACTCAACCTGGACGTTACCGGCATGCCCCCGGTGCTGCTGGAAAACTTCCGCCGCATGATCAGGAAACCCCACGGCATGATTCTGGTTACCGGCCCCACCGGTAGTGGTAAAACCACCACTCTGTATGGGGCTCTGACAGAACTGAATCGCCCGGAAGTGAAGATCATTACCGCGGAAGATCCGGTGGAATACCGTCTGCCGCGCATAACCCAGGTACAGGTAAACCCGAAAATCGGTCTTGAGTTCGCCAGCGTGCTGCGATCCGCCCTGCGCCAGGACCCGGATATCATCCTGGTGGGTGAGATGCGTGACCATGAAACCGCCGAAATTGGTTTGCGGGCAGCCATGACCGGCCACCTGGTGCTTTCGACGCTGCACACCAACGACTCCATCAGCAGTGCCATGCGGCTGATTGATATGGGCGTGGAGCCCTTCCTGGTGGCCAGTTCGCTGCTTGGTGTTGTGGCCCAGCGTCTGGTTCGAAAGGTGTGTGACAACTGCCGCGAAGGCTATGAGCCCACCAGCCAGGAGAAAGTCTGGCTGGACCAGTTTGATCTTGATCCGTTGGATCTCGAAGCCGGCTTTGTTCATGGCCGGGGTTGCTATCAGTGTGGTAACAGCGGTTACCGTGGCCGGCTGGGCGTCTATGAAATGCTGGAATTGAACGAAGGCATGCTGGACGCCCTGCGCCGTAAGGACCTTTCGGGGTTTACCCGCGAAGCCCGCAAGAGTCATCTTTACCGCCCGCTTGGCATGTGCGCCATGGATTTTGCCCTGCAAGGGATTACCACGCTGGAAGAGGTCGCCCGGGTGGCCGCCACCTCGGAAGGTGACATTTCCCTGGAAGAGGTGCCCGTGCTGTCTCAGGCTGCGCGGCCTCATGCGCAGAGTGAGGGCGGCGCCTGA
- a CDS encoding ExeA family protein, which yields MYESHFGLQEAPFALTPNTRYFLRARSHSDALELLLVALREREGFIKITGEVGTGKTLLCRLLLNELEQDAHTAYIPNPHLTPDTLYEAVAEELGVDVARCANTHQILKALNERLIALAMEQRPVVLVIDEAQAMPEETIEALRLLTNLETESIRLLQVVLFGQPELDEILKRDSMRQLRQRITFQYRLAPLDKVSVSQYLRHRLAQAGYNGGELFAPAALRLISRSSGGIPRLVNIIAHKALLSAWGHGDRQVGRSHVMQAIRDTDSARLPNLLVRWL from the coding sequence ATGTACGAATCCCATTTCGGACTGCAGGAAGCACCGTTTGCATTGACGCCCAACACCCGATATTTTCTTCGGGCCCGTAGCCATAGCGATGCGCTGGAGTTGCTGCTGGTGGCGTTGCGTGAACGGGAAGGCTTTATAAAGATTACCGGGGAGGTGGGCACTGGCAAGACGCTGTTATGCCGTCTGCTGCTCAACGAGCTGGAACAGGATGCCCATACCGCCTATATCCCCAACCCGCATCTGACTCCGGATACCCTTTACGAAGCGGTGGCCGAGGAGCTGGGTGTGGACGTGGCACGTTGTGCCAACACTCACCAGATACTCAAAGCGCTGAACGAACGCCTGATAGCCCTGGCTATGGAGCAGCGCCCGGTGGTGTTGGTGATCGACGAAGCCCAGGCCATGCCCGAAGAGACCATCGAGGCCCTGCGGCTGCTGACCAACCTGGAAACCGAAAGTATCCGCCTGCTGCAGGTGGTGCTGTTTGGCCAGCCGGAACTGGATGAGATTCTGAAGCGGGACAGCATGCGCCAACTGCGCCAGCGCATCACTTTCCAGTACCGCCTGGCACCCCTGGACAAGGTGTCGGTGTCACAGTACCTGCGGCACCGCCTGGCCCAGGCCGGTTACAACGGTGGCGAGCTGTTCGCGCCTGCCGCCCTGCGGCTGATCTCCCGTTCCTCCGGAGGTATTCCGCGGCTGGTCAATATCATTGCCCATAAGGCGCTTTTGTCTGCCTGGGGCCATGGTGACCGGCAGGTGGGGCGATCCCATGTCATGCAGGCCATTCGCGATACCGACAGTGCCCGTTTACCCAACCTGCTGGTGAGGTGGCTATGA
- the mshL gene encoding pilus (MSHA type) biogenesis protein MshL translates to MTEKRADMTLNRTFLILLLALFMTACSNNPLMRTSQATSTDAATAIDDAMAEAEAEQRRNARADAMSGGVPEDVSAALMPSLSSPADDEDRFDVNARGLAAGPFFEALVEGSRYNVVVHPDVGAIIDLRLGDVTVPEVMDIAGDLYGLDIQRSGRLFQVRADSVQTRLFPIDYLHFKRSGGSETRVSSGQVSSARDNSTGAGSNRGSSNDGGTANLIGTRISTETESDFWLDIERALKMIIGTANGSQVIVNAGAGLVMVRSDGESLRQVDEYLRRTQLIMQRQVVLEAKILEIGLNEGYQQGINWADIQSASSITASDGLPEDFTAQALAGQAISTSDIGGLFSASVRAGDFSGLIELLGEQGNVQILSSPRISTVNNQKAVIKVGTDEFFVTDIDFDDNNSAVTATDRTSTSVELTPFFSGISLDVTPQIAEDGAITLHVHPSVSEVNDQEKVITVGDRDVVLPLARSTVRETDSVIRAESGQIVVIGGLIQNTSEDNNSAVPFFSEIPLLGELFKQRRFQSRKSELVILLRPVVAGSEQMSADVSSSRERMQVLRELLESSESVKPQPEKASR, encoded by the coding sequence ATGACAGAGAAACGAGCTGATATGACACTGAACCGAACGTTTCTGATCCTGTTGCTGGCCCTGTTTATGACGGCCTGCAGCAATAATCCGTTGATGCGCACCAGCCAGGCCACCTCGACTGACGCCGCGACTGCAATTGATGATGCGATGGCGGAGGCTGAAGCGGAACAGCGGCGAAACGCGCGAGCGGACGCAATGTCCGGCGGCGTGCCCGAGGACGTCAGTGCTGCACTGATGCCTTCGCTGTCCTCCCCGGCTGATGACGAAGACCGCTTCGATGTGAATGCGAGGGGCTTGGCTGCCGGTCCTTTCTTTGAGGCACTGGTGGAGGGAAGCCGTTACAACGTGGTGGTTCATCCTGATGTCGGGGCCATCATCGACCTGCGCCTGGGAGACGTCACGGTGCCAGAGGTCATGGATATAGCCGGCGATCTTTATGGTCTGGATATCCAGCGCAGTGGGCGCCTGTTCCAGGTGAGGGCCGACAGTGTCCAGACACGGCTTTTCCCGATTGACTACCTGCACTTCAAGCGCAGCGGCGGCTCGGAAACCCGGGTCAGTTCAGGGCAGGTCAGCAGCGCGCGGGATAATTCAACCGGCGCCGGTTCAAACCGCGGCAGCTCGAACGACGGTGGCACCGCCAACCTGATAGGTACGCGGATTTCCACCGAAACCGAATCGGACTTCTGGCTCGACATCGAGCGTGCCCTGAAGATGATCATCGGAACTGCCAATGGCAGCCAGGTCATCGTCAACGCCGGGGCGGGCCTGGTGATGGTCCGTTCTGACGGTGAGTCTCTCAGGCAGGTCGACGAGTACCTGCGCCGCACCCAGCTGATTATGCAGCGGCAGGTGGTACTGGAAGCTAAGATCCTGGAGATTGGCCTGAACGAGGGTTACCAGCAGGGTATTAACTGGGCAGACATTCAGAGTGCCTCCAGTATTACCGCATCGGATGGGCTGCCGGAAGATTTTACCGCGCAGGCCCTGGCCGGGCAGGCGATCAGCACTTCGGACATCGGCGGGCTGTTTTCGGCGAGTGTCCGGGCTGGTGATTTTAGCGGGCTGATCGAATTGCTGGGGGAACAGGGCAATGTGCAGATACTGTCGAGCCCGCGAATCTCTACAGTGAACAACCAGAAGGCCGTGATCAAGGTGGGTACGGATGAGTTCTTTGTCACCGACATCGACTTTGATGACAACAACTCGGCGGTTACCGCCACCGATCGGACCTCCACGTCGGTTGAACTGACGCCGTTTTTCTCCGGTATTTCCCTGGACGTAACGCCCCAGATTGCCGAAGACGGTGCCATCACCCTGCACGTTCACCCCTCTGTCAGCGAAGTGAATGATCAGGAGAAGGTGATTACCGTGGGAGACCGGGACGTGGTCCTGCCCCTGGCGCGCAGTACTGTCCGCGAGACGGACAGCGTGATCCGTGCCGAAAGCGGCCAGATTGTGGTGATCGGCGGGTTGATCCAGAACACCAGTGAAGACAACAATTCTGCGGTGCCTTTCTTCAGTGAAATTCCATTGCTGGGGGAGCTGTTCAAGCAACGTCGCTTCCAGTCCCGCAAGAGTGAGTTGGTTATCCTGTTGCGCCCGGTCGTTGCCGGTAGCGAGCAGATGAGTGCTGATGTATCGTCCAGCCGCGAGCGCATGCAGGTTCTGCGGGAACTGCTGGAGTCGTCCGAGTCCGTAAAGCCCCAACCGGAGAAAGCCAGCCGCTAG
- a CDS encoding type II secretion system protein M: MTSALRQQFDQGAAWFNERPIRERALLTITALVVVLFAGWELAAAPVVASNEQLRSRLVSLSDTRASLMEQQGLLTEQLASDPSQVLRNQLAARQQRLERLNNELAETTGRLIAPRAMVLLLRDMLAAQDKLELLGVDLLAPVPVFDRQSGSTLENASGNDESAEPLLFAHDAEIVLRGGYMDVLAYLETLEAMDARLGWVLLEYDSSDYPDNEVRIRVRTLSLDRAWLGV, translated from the coding sequence ATGACGTCTGCACTCCGTCAGCAGTTTGATCAGGGCGCAGCCTGGTTCAACGAACGGCCCATTCGCGAACGGGCGTTGCTCACCATCACCGCTCTTGTGGTGGTCCTGTTTGCGGGTTGGGAGCTTGCGGCTGCTCCGGTGGTAGCGAGCAATGAACAGCTTCGGTCCCGCCTGGTGTCCCTGTCTGATACCCGGGCCTCATTGATGGAGCAGCAGGGCCTGCTGACAGAACAGTTGGCGTCCGACCCGTCACAGGTGTTGAGAAACCAGCTCGCGGCCCGACAGCAGCGGCTGGAAAGATTGAACAATGAACTTGCTGAAACCACGGGGCGGTTGATTGCGCCCCGGGCCATGGTCCTTCTGTTACGGGATATGCTCGCTGCCCAGGATAAGCTTGAGCTTCTCGGGGTAGACCTCCTGGCTCCGGTACCGGTATTTGACAGGCAATCCGGTAGTACCCTGGAAAATGCCAGCGGCAACGACGAGTCCGCGGAGCCGCTGCTGTTCGCCCATGACGCGGAAATAGTCCTGCGTGGGGGCTACATGGATGTACTGGCCTATCTGGAAACGCTCGAAGCCATGGACGCGCGCCTGGGGTGGGTGCTGCTGGAGTATGATTCCAGCGATTACCCTGACAATGAAGTCCGCATCAGGGTTCGCACCCTGAGCCTGGATCGCGCATGGCTGGGAGTGTGA